The following are encoded in a window of Telmatobacter sp. DSM 110680 genomic DNA:
- a CDS encoding IS1595 family transposase, which produces MDVPETLTAAIAYFSDPQRAFEAAVEFRWPGGNVTCPRCDQAKFSFIKTRRIWFCYVCKKQFTVKVGTVMEDSPLGLDKWMCAIWMLANCKNGISSYELAKNLGIRQQSAWFMLHRIREAMKQEHKGKFGFGGPVEADEVYIGPVAAKMHKSRKAKVQARDGLKGGYVGKTAVHGMLDRELRQVRAKVLPNIKRETLQNAILNNVTPFAKVYTDEAMQYDGLSKQFIHKVVNHSHEYVNGKVHTNGIENFWSLLKRTLRGTYVAVEPFHLDHYIDEQVFRFNNRATKDNKLTDADRFALVMMQVAGKRLTYAQLTGKGTDSIHHPEAGTGQEEQPF; this is translated from the coding sequence ATGGACGTTCCCGAGACACTTACCGCTGCAATCGCCTACTTTTCGGACCCGCAACGTGCCTTTGAAGCAGCGGTTGAGTTTCGCTGGCCGGGTGGCAATGTCACTTGCCCTCGCTGCGATCAGGCGAAGTTCTCTTTCATCAAGACCCGCCGCATTTGGTTCTGCTACGTCTGCAAAAAGCAGTTCACGGTGAAGGTTGGGACGGTGATGGAGGATAGCCCTCTCGGACTCGATAAATGGATGTGCGCGATCTGGATGCTGGCTAACTGCAAGAACGGAATCAGCAGCTATGAACTCGCCAAGAATCTCGGCATCCGTCAGCAGTCGGCATGGTTCATGCTCCATCGGATTCGTGAGGCGATGAAGCAGGAACATAAGGGCAAGTTTGGTTTCGGCGGTCCCGTGGAAGCGGACGAGGTTTACATCGGACCTGTCGCAGCCAAGATGCACAAGAGCCGCAAGGCGAAGGTGCAGGCGCGTGATGGCCTCAAGGGTGGATACGTCGGGAAGACTGCCGTTCATGGGATGCTGGACCGCGAGTTGCGGCAGGTTCGCGCAAAGGTACTTCCGAACATCAAGCGCGAGACTTTGCAAAATGCGATTCTCAACAACGTCACGCCATTCGCCAAGGTCTACACCGATGAGGCGATGCAGTATGACGGACTGAGCAAGCAATTCATTCACAAGGTCGTGAATCACTCGCACGAATACGTGAACGGCAAAGTTCACACGAACGGCATAGAGAACTTCTGGAGCCTTCTCAAGAGGACTCTGCGCGGCACGTATGTGGCGGTGGAACCTTTTCATCTCGATCACTACATTGACGAGCAAGTGTTTCGTTTCAACAATCGGGCGACGAAGGATAACAAACTAACCGACGCTGACCGCTTCGCCCTCGTGATGATGCAGGTTGCTGGCAAGCGTTTGACCTATGCTCAACTCACAGGCAAAGGCACAGACTCAATACACCACCCGGAGGCAGGGACGGGGCAAGAGGAACAACCCTTCTAG
- the larE gene encoding ATP-dependent sacrificial sulfur transferase LarE, whose amino-acid sequence MSISTDITSDAAPAVAKLHTLEDRLRALGSLMVAYSGGVDSAFLAATAHRVLGDRMLAVLADSPSLARRDMEQAAAFAASRGIPLRVIQTEELDKPEYQRNDANRCFHCKTELFEGMKKLGAELGFAQTAYGMNADDRRDYRPGQRAAEEHEVLAPLAEVGLTKQEIRTLAKEAGYTLWDRPAAPCLSSRVEYGRAVTREVLEQVERGEESLRQLGFREFRVRHHGEMARVEISRTEMPRAFSMEMMDRISAELRNAGFKYVTLDTTGFRSGSLNAVLPAEVLMRRGA is encoded by the coding sequence GTGTCGATCTCAACTGACATCACGTCGGATGCCGCACCAGCAGTTGCAAAGCTGCACACGCTTGAAGATCGCCTGCGTGCGCTCGGCAGCCTCATGGTGGCCTACTCCGGCGGAGTAGATTCGGCCTTCCTGGCCGCAACTGCTCATCGAGTTCTGGGTGATCGGATGCTTGCGGTCCTGGCAGATTCGCCAAGTTTGGCCCGCCGCGATATGGAGCAGGCTGCGGCATTTGCCGCATCTCGGGGCATTCCACTGCGCGTAATTCAAACGGAAGAACTCGACAAGCCGGAATATCAACGTAACGACGCCAATCGCTGCTTCCACTGCAAAACAGAACTATTCGAAGGCATGAAGAAACTGGGCGCAGAGTTGGGATTTGCGCAAACCGCTTACGGTATGAACGCCGACGACCGCCGCGACTATCGACCCGGTCAGCGCGCCGCCGAAGAGCACGAGGTACTTGCGCCGCTCGCCGAAGTCGGCCTCACCAAACAGGAGATCAGAACGCTGGCAAAAGAAGCAGGCTATACGCTTTGGGACCGGCCTGCCGCGCCGTGCCTCTCCTCGCGTGTGGAATACGGCCGTGCGGTGACCCGCGAAGTACTGGAACAGGTGGAGCGCGGCGAAGAGAGCCTGCGCCAACTGGGCTTTCGTGAGTTTCGCGTCCGACATCACGGCGAAATGGCCCGCGTCGAGATTTCGCGAACAGAAATGCCGCGTGCTTTCTCGATGGAGATGATGGACCGAATTTCGGCCGAGCTTCGCAATGCCGGCTTTAAATATGTGACACTCGACACTACGGGTTTTCGTTCAGGGTCTTTGAACGCGGTGCTGCCGGCTGAAGTGCTGATGCGGCGCGGCGCATAG
- the larC gene encoding nickel pincer cofactor biosynthesis protein LarC, whose product MECFSGISGDMLLGALVDAGVPFELLQDTTASLNVGARLEMQKVSRGGLAGAKIDVIVENENAAAHDHDHHEHSHSPSHDHGPAQGHSHEHMHADGTVHAHDHVHEHAHQPHRSLSAILAIINHAPISDAVKTRARRAFQLLGEAEAKIHSMPIESVHFHEVGAVDTIIDIVCSAVGCAHLGVDRWLASPLNVGSGTVECAHGTLPVPAPATLALLGNAPIYASGLPMERVTPTGAAILRMLDVEYAPLPAMRIAASGYGAGGRDTPGQANLLRLLIGEEADQHTATEPIAIMETVIDDSSPQLIAYVSEVLLEAGAWDVYRIPVQMKKGRTGMQMTVLCHPDKVSALRDLLFRETTTIGLHWRIENKISLSREFKVVQTEWGPVRMKIARWPSGEIANVAPEYEDCKRIAAAHSVPLKQVTEQAKRMFAAVHEEER is encoded by the coding sequence TTGGAGTGCTTTTCGGGCATTAGTGGCGACATGCTGCTCGGCGCGCTTGTCGATGCTGGCGTCCCGTTTGAGCTGTTGCAGGATACGACTGCGTCTTTGAACGTGGGCGCGCGCCTTGAAATGCAAAAGGTGAGCCGCGGCGGTCTCGCAGGGGCCAAGATCGATGTGATCGTCGAAAACGAGAATGCAGCAGCGCACGACCACGATCATCACGAGCATTCCCATTCACCTTCGCATGATCATGGCCCAGCGCAGGGCCACTCTCACGAACATATGCATGCCGATGGCACGGTCCACGCTCACGATCATGTTCACGAGCATGCGCATCAACCGCACCGTTCTCTTTCCGCGATTCTCGCGATCATTAATCACGCACCGATCTCGGATGCGGTCAAGACACGGGCAAGGCGTGCGTTTCAACTCTTAGGAGAGGCAGAAGCGAAGATTCACTCCATGCCAATCGAGAGCGTGCATTTTCACGAAGTCGGCGCAGTCGACACTATTATCGACATCGTCTGCTCCGCGGTTGGCTGCGCGCATCTCGGCGTCGATCGCTGGTTGGCTTCGCCCTTGAACGTCGGCAGCGGCACGGTCGAGTGCGCCCATGGAACACTGCCGGTTCCCGCACCGGCAACCCTCGCTCTTCTTGGCAATGCCCCGATCTATGCTTCCGGACTGCCGATGGAGCGCGTGACCCCGACGGGCGCCGCCATACTGCGCATGCTCGACGTCGAATATGCTCCGCTGCCCGCGATGCGCATAGCCGCTTCAGGATACGGCGCAGGTGGACGCGATACACCGGGTCAGGCCAATCTGCTGCGACTGCTGATCGGCGAAGAAGCTGATCAGCACACAGCAACCGAACCTATCGCCATCATGGAAACAGTGATCGACGATTCAAGCCCACAGTTGATCGCCTATGTGAGCGAGGTTCTGCTCGAAGCTGGCGCGTGGGACGTCTACCGAATCCCTGTGCAGATGAAAAAAGGCCGCACGGGCATGCAGATGACCGTCCTCTGTCACCCCGATAAAGTTTCGGCACTGCGCGATTTGTTGTTTCGAGAGACCACGACCATTGGGTTGCATTGGCGCATTGAGAACAAGATCTCCCTATCGCGTGAATTCAAAGTGGTACAGACCGAATGGGGACCGGTGCGCATGAAGATTGCGCGCTGGCCGTCCGGCGAGATTGCCAACGTCGCCCCGGAATATGAAGATTGCAAACGCATCGCAGCCGCTCATTCCGTTCCGTTGAAGCAAGTTACCGAGCAGGCAAAGCGGATGTTTGCCGCCGTACACGAGGAGGAGCGCTGA
- the larB gene encoding nickel pincer cofactor biosynthesis protein LarB encodes MDRSQIEALLKDVQANQTSVPDALERLKDLPFEDLGFAKLDHHRALRTGMPEVIFAAGKTPDQVARIFSHMAKAGGNVLATRASRECFDGVSKVEPRATYHEMARAITLEQSTAPRGKGNICVVCAGTSDLPVAEEAAITTRLMGNPTELVADVGVAGIHRLLAQKQALQSARVLIVCAGMEGALPTVVAGLVNAPVLAVPTSIGYGASFGGVAALLGMLNTCSPNVSVVNIDNGFGAACIASLINHME; translated from the coding sequence ATGGACCGCTCACAGATCGAAGCGCTGCTCAAAGACGTACAGGCAAACCAGACATCGGTACCCGATGCACTGGAGCGCCTCAAGGACTTGCCTTTTGAAGACCTCGGCTTCGCCAAGCTGGATCATCATCGAGCTCTCCGCACCGGCATGCCGGAGGTGATTTTTGCTGCTGGAAAGACCCCTGATCAGGTGGCACGTATCTTTTCTCATATGGCCAAGGCGGGTGGAAATGTGTTGGCCACGCGTGCTTCGCGCGAGTGCTTCGACGGCGTAAGTAAGGTAGAACCTCGGGCGACCTACCACGAAATGGCCCGCGCCATCACCCTCGAACAAAGCACGGCACCGAGAGGCAAGGGAAATATCTGCGTGGTGTGTGCTGGCACCAGCGACCTCCCAGTTGCAGAAGAAGCAGCGATCACCACCCGCCTCATGGGAAACCCCACGGAACTCGTCGCCGACGTAGGCGTGGCCGGCATTCACCGCCTGCTGGCACAGAAACAGGCCCTGCAATCCGCACGCGTGCTGATCGTTTGTGCCGGCATGGAAGGCGCTTTGCCGACCGTGGTAGCGGGTCTCGTGAATGCACCGGTGTTGGCAGTTCCAACCAGTATTGGCTATGGTGCGTCGTTCGGCGGCGTCGCAGCGCTGCTGGGCATGCTGAATACGTGCTCGCCCAATGTGTCCGTCGTGAACATCGACAACGGATTCGGCGCGGCCTGCATCGCCTCACTCATCAATCATATGGAGTAA
- a CDS encoding 4Fe-4S binding protein, whose protein sequence is MAHSRLPHLRRISQIFFLLLFIALLIFTSMRPASATTGDIHMRAPVRMFFVLDPLVAIANALATRALYRGLLWSLAILLPTLFLGRFFCGWICPMGTLQHFVGNMRSEAKRGKQRIESNRYKRWQTIKYVVLIGGLVAASFGSMIIGTLDPFSLLVRSIGLAVLPAFNFATRAVLVPMEHSHVLAVRTIGESLHTILQATVLDFRQAHFAQSLVLGILFLIILWASMRITRFWCRAICPLGALLGLVSRWSILGLHKDASSCDKCSRCLLNCQGGDDPIGGSPWRKSECLMCMNCVGSCPHDSLQFHFFRKEPEVASPDLGRRRTLTGLAIGAAAVPLMRANTGLGKSREDRLLRPPGSVDEPDFLSRCIRCGECMKVCPNNSLHPTLTQAGLEGLWTPTLVPRIGYCEPSCVLCSEVCPTGAIWQITPKDKGWVVGVSGTQHQPVRLGTAFYDRGRCLPWALATDCIVCEEWCPVSPKAIYVEEAQVVDAAGNTKTVKQPRVDPSRCVGCGACEYACPLQERPAVYVTSIGESRSPSSQILLNRT, encoded by the coding sequence GTGGCTCATTCCAGATTGCCGCACTTGCGCAGGATCTCGCAGATATTCTTTCTGCTCCTGTTTATTGCGCTTCTGATTTTCACATCGATGCGGCCTGCATCCGCGACTACGGGCGATATCCATATGCGCGCGCCGGTGCGCATGTTCTTCGTACTCGATCCGCTCGTCGCCATTGCCAATGCTCTGGCGACACGCGCGTTGTATCGTGGTCTGCTCTGGAGCCTGGCGATTTTGCTGCCAACGCTTTTTCTCGGCCGATTCTTCTGCGGCTGGATCTGCCCCATGGGAACGCTGCAGCATTTCGTCGGCAACATGCGCTCCGAGGCAAAGCGCGGAAAGCAACGTATTGAATCCAATCGCTACAAGCGTTGGCAGACGATTAAATATGTAGTACTCATCGGTGGCCTTGTAGCGGCGTCGTTTGGTTCTATGATCATCGGAACCCTCGACCCGTTCAGCCTGCTGGTTCGCTCCATAGGTCTCGCCGTCCTCCCCGCTTTCAACTTCGCAACCCGAGCCGTGCTGGTGCCGATGGAGCACAGTCATGTTCTGGCGGTTAGAACAATCGGCGAATCGCTGCACACGATTTTGCAGGCAACAGTGCTCGATTTTCGCCAGGCACATTTCGCGCAGAGTCTAGTGTTGGGCATCCTCTTCCTTATTATTCTGTGGGCCAGCATGCGGATTACGCGATTCTGGTGTCGTGCGATCTGTCCTTTGGGCGCGCTACTCGGTTTGGTTTCCCGGTGGTCGATACTTGGCCTGCACAAAGATGCCTCGAGTTGCGACAAGTGCAGCCGTTGCCTCCTGAACTGCCAGGGCGGCGATGATCCTATCGGCGGATCTCCGTGGCGCAAGTCAGAATGCCTGATGTGCATGAACTGTGTTGGCAGTTGCCCGCACGATTCCTTGCAGTTCCACTTCTTCCGCAAAGAACCCGAAGTTGCATCGCCGGATCTCGGCCGACGCCGAACGCTGACTGGACTTGCGATTGGAGCTGCGGCCGTACCTCTGATGCGCGCGAATACTGGACTTGGCAAAAGCCGGGAAGATCGGTTGCTTCGTCCGCCAGGCTCGGTCGACGAACCCGACTTTCTCTCCCGTTGCATCCGCTGCGGCGAATGCATGAAGGTCTGCCCCAACAACTCGCTCCATCCGACTTTGACGCAAGCCGGACTCGAAGGCCTGTGGACACCCACGCTGGTTCCACGGATCGGCTACTGCGAACCAAGTTGCGTGCTGTGCTCCGAGGTATGCCCCACCGGCGCCATCTGGCAGATCACGCCAAAGGACAAGGGGTGGGTTGTTGGCGTGAGCGGCACGCAGCACCAGCCCGTCCGCCTGGGCACCGCATTCTATGATCGCGGCCGCTGTCTGCCATGGGCCCTCGCCACAGATTGCATCGTCTGCGAGGAGTGGTGTCCAGTTTCGCCCAAAGCTATTTACGTCGAAGAAGCACAGGTGGTCGACGCTGCTGGGAATACAAAAACGGTAAAGCAGCCACGAGTCGACCCAAGCCGCTGCGTAGGTTGCGGTGCGTGTGAATACGCCTGCCCGCTGCAGGAACGGCCTGCCGTCTACGTCACGAGTATTGGTGAAAGCCGTTCGCCCAGCAGCCAGATTCTTTTGAACAGAACTTAA
- a CDS encoding DUF6599 family protein encodes MNMKRSTLYLIGTLVISLLACGALSGCKKKSANPFPASGTVAGWEKSSETRTFAPKDLWQYIDGDSEQFIQAGVVSTATSDYKYQGQLEAVVDVYTMGGPDGAQTILERGQTKEAQSAQVGDEGLQYAQSVSFRKGPYLVRIVAYQSSASAPQALMALAHGVEANL; translated from the coding sequence ATGAATATGAAGCGATCGACTTTGTACCTTATTGGAACCTTGGTTATATCCTTGCTCGCCTGCGGAGCTCTCTCGGGATGCAAGAAGAAAAGTGCAAATCCATTCCCGGCGTCGGGCACAGTTGCAGGTTGGGAAAAGTCGAGTGAAACGCGCACCTTCGCACCCAAAGACTTGTGGCAGTACATCGACGGCGACTCGGAGCAATTCATACAGGCCGGCGTAGTTTCCACAGCCACCTCCGATTACAAATATCAGGGACAACTCGAGGCCGTTGTCGATGTCTACACCATGGGTGGACCCGATGGTGCACAGACCATCCTCGAACGCGGGCAAACCAAAGAGGCGCAGAGCGCTCAGGTGGGCGATGAAGGCCTGCAGTACGCGCAAAGTGTGAGCTTTCGCAAGGGCCCCTATCTTGTGCGCATCGTTGCTTACCAGTCTTCCGCATCCGCTCCGCAAGCGTTGATGGCGCTGGCGCATGGTGTCGAAGCAAACCTGTAA
- a CDS encoding DUF362 domain-containing protein yields the protein MTSRRDFLKEAATGAVILGTHSSLGLTHALDPHTEQEKSRVIIARDAALHSSDGKLDEKRVGDLLDRAIATYTGRKRPVDAWKHIVLEGGAKEKVIGLKTNGLGGKGISTHAVLAYAIAERLQQAGVKPGNILIWDRNARDLEACGLTINTDPSRVRCFGSDSVGFEDAVEKWGSSHARFSRILTRECAMVINLPILKDHSMSGVTFAMKNMYGVVERPQELHAGGCNPGVADLNAFPVIQQKIKLTIGDAMTSVYEGGPGFRPEHLWQPNALIVGEDRVAIDQIAWGILEKKRAEVGLKTLEAVGRPPRYIATAADSTHALGVNDPRHIKVIEV from the coding sequence ATGACAAGCCGTAGAGATTTTTTGAAGGAAGCTGCAACCGGAGCTGTAATCCTCGGCACACATAGCAGCCTGGGATTGACGCACGCGCTCGATCCGCACACTGAGCAGGAAAAGTCCAGAGTCATCATCGCTCGCGATGCGGCGTTGCACAGTTCCGATGGAAAGCTCGACGAAAAGCGCGTTGGCGACCTGCTCGACCGCGCTATCGCTACATATACGGGACGCAAGCGCCCCGTAGATGCATGGAAGCATATTGTTCTCGAAGGCGGCGCCAAAGAGAAGGTGATCGGGCTCAAGACCAACGGGCTTGGCGGCAAAGGGATTTCCACTCATGCCGTCCTCGCATACGCAATCGCGGAACGCTTGCAGCAGGCCGGCGTAAAGCCCGGCAACATCCTCATCTGGGACAGGAACGCGCGCGACCTCGAGGCATGCGGATTGACGATCAATACTGATCCGAGCCGCGTTCGCTGCTTCGGTTCCGATTCTGTGGGCTTCGAAGATGCCGTAGAGAAGTGGGGATCGTCGCACGCTCGCTTCTCGCGGATTTTGACGCGCGAATGTGCGATGGTGATCAACCTGCCGATTCTAAAAGATCACAGCATGTCTGGCGTTACCTTCGCCATGAAGAATATGTACGGCGTGGTCGAGCGTCCGCAGGAACTGCACGCAGGCGGCTGTAATCCAGGTGTGGCCGATCTGAACGCGTTTCCAGTGATCCAACAAAAGATCAAGCTCACCATCGGCGATGCCATGACCTCTGTATACGAAGGTGGTCCGGGGTTCAGACCGGAGCATCTGTGGCAACCCAACGCGCTCATCGTGGGCGAAGACCGCGTAGCCATTGATCAGATCGCTTGGGGAATCCTGGAAAAGAAGCGCGCCGAAGTCGGGCTGAAGACGCTGGAAGCGGTTGGCCGCCCGCCTCGCTACATTGCCACCGCCGCTGACTCGACGCATGCACTCGGCGTGAATGATCCGCGGCACATCAAGGTGATCGAAGTTTGA
- a CDS encoding DUF362 domain-containing protein — MSNESEGKLNETEGTSDATPHGMTRREALLQLLRVGGIAAGAAGGGVWLSERSRRPVPVLAQQARKDHRITSNKQWPNLTVAQYAMDGSGPQSGEPRALVQRALENLGGMSRFIAHQDVVVIKPNIAWDRTPEQAANTNPELVAEVVRQCWQAGAKRVIVTDVSCNEAQRCSHRSGIEAAARSADAEVILPDPEKFREVDMGGVVLKSWPVFTPFLEADKILNLPIAKHHELTGATLGMKNWYGILGGQRNRLHQQIHQSLADLAAFMLPTLTIMDCYRILVRNGPTGGNLEDVVLKKTVVAGTDPVALDAYVAKAYWNLDAEHLPYLQLAANRGLGVVEFEKLDVQVSQLA, encoded by the coding sequence ATGAGCAACGAGAGCGAAGGCAAGCTAAACGAGACCGAAGGCACTAGTGACGCGACTCCGCATGGGATGACGCGCCGCGAAGCGCTGTTGCAATTGCTGCGCGTGGGCGGCATCGCGGCTGGTGCGGCAGGCGGCGGCGTCTGGCTCAGCGAGCGCAGCCGCCGTCCCGTGCCTGTCCTTGCACAACAAGCGCGGAAAGATCATCGCATCACCTCGAACAAGCAGTGGCCAAATCTCACGGTGGCACAGTACGCGATGGATGGAAGCGGTCCGCAATCTGGCGAACCGCGTGCTCTCGTGCAGAGAGCTCTCGAGAATCTCGGCGGCATGAGCCGATTCATCGCCCACCAGGATGTCGTGGTCATCAAACCCAACATCGCTTGGGACCGCACACCCGAACAGGCCGCTAACACCAATCCTGAGCTGGTAGCGGAAGTTGTGCGTCAATGTTGGCAAGCTGGCGCGAAACGCGTCATCGTTACCGACGTGAGTTGCAACGAAGCCCAGCGTTGTTCCCATCGCTCGGGAATTGAAGCAGCCGCACGATCCGCTGACGCCGAAGTCATTCTGCCTGATCCCGAAAAGTTCCGCGAGGTAGATATGGGCGGCGTGGTGCTCAAAAGCTGGCCCGTGTTCACGCCATTTCTCGAAGCCGATAAAATTCTCAATCTTCCCATCGCCAAACATCACGAACTTACCGGCGCCACACTCGGGATGAAGAATTGGTACGGCATTCTTGGCGGCCAGCGTAACCGTCTCCATCAGCAGATTCACCAAAGCCTCGCCGATCTCGCTGCCTTCATGTTGCCTACTCTGACCATCATGGATTGCTACCGCATCTTGGTGCGTAACGGCCCGACCGGCGGCAACCTCGAAGACGTCGTGCTTAAAAAGACCGTCGTCGCCGGGACCGATCCTGTGGCTCTCGATGCATATGTAGCCAAAGCTTATTGGAATCTCGACGCCGAGCACTTGCCGTATTTGCAGTTGGCTGCAAATCGCGGTCTTGGGGTTGTGGAGTTCGAAAAGCTTGACGTTCAGGTAAGCCAGTTGGCTTAA
- a CDS encoding class I SAM-dependent methyltransferase produces MTLSVQEQFGQIDIYVFDQILRGNIARGMRVLDAGCGYGRNLVYLMREGCEIFALDQDPAGVDHVRALSESLGTNLLAENFQVGAIEHMPFADALADVVICSSVLHFARDDEHFRAMLAELWRVLKPGGMLFCRLGSRIGMDFERVGGNRFIVGDGSKWYLVDEEMLLDLTEEMNAVLVDPLKTTIVQDYRCMTTWVLRKRG; encoded by the coding sequence GTGACGTTGAGCGTGCAAGAGCAGTTCGGACAGATTGATATTTATGTCTTCGATCAAATTCTGCGCGGAAACATCGCACGCGGGATGCGCGTGCTCGATGCCGGTTGCGGATACGGGCGCAATCTCGTTTACCTGATGCGCGAAGGATGCGAGATCTTTGCGCTGGATCAGGATCCTGCGGGCGTTGACCATGTTCGCGCGCTGTCTGAGTCATTGGGAACGAACCTGCTCGCGGAGAATTTTCAAGTTGGTGCAATCGAGCACATGCCGTTCGCCGACGCTCTTGCAGACGTAGTGATCTGTTCGTCGGTTCTCCACTTCGCCCGCGATGACGAGCATTTTCGAGCGATGCTTGCCGAACTCTGGCGAGTGTTAAAGCCCGGCGGCATGTTGTTCTGCCGACTGGGATCGCGCATCGGAATGGATTTCGAGAGAGTTGGCGGCAATCGCTTCATCGTCGGAGATGGCTCCAAGTGGTACCTCGTCGACGAAGAAATGCTCTTGGATCTAACTGAAGAGATGAACGCGGTGCTGGTAGATCCCTTGAAGACAACCATCGTGCAGGACTATCGCTGTATGACAACATGGGTGCTGAGAAAAAGAGGATGA
- a CDS encoding DinB family protein, with product MNHTATLYDFATQILASKVFFERSTSVLAEADSEFRPREEMMTVAQQVAHAAQTLNWFIDGASRPEGFDLNFEEESRIWREMKSLTAARVNFVAACERAVQFLRSRTPEELAHPLPPGPIMGGQPMSEIVWAMVEHTAHHRGALCVYARLLGKVPPMPYGG from the coding sequence ATGAATCACACAGCAACGCTTTATGATTTTGCCACTCAGATCCTTGCGAGCAAGGTTTTCTTTGAGCGCTCCACCAGCGTTCTGGCAGAGGCTGACTCGGAGTTCCGCCCGCGTGAAGAGATGATGACGGTAGCGCAGCAGGTGGCGCATGCCGCACAAACTCTCAACTGGTTCATCGATGGCGCATCGCGGCCAGAAGGATTCGATCTCAACTTTGAAGAGGAGAGCAGGATCTGGAGGGAGATGAAATCGCTTACGGCGGCACGCGTAAATTTCGTCGCTGCGTGCGAGCGGGCTGTTCAGTTCCTTCGGTCCAGGACGCCGGAGGAACTTGCGCATCCCCTTCCGCCAGGTCCGATCATGGGTGGGCAGCCGATGAGCGAAATCGTCTGGGCTATGGTAGAGCACACGGCGCATCATCGCGGTGCTTTATGCGTTTATGCGCGGCTTTTGGGCAAAGTTCCGCCAATGCCATACGGCGGCTGA
- a CDS encoding aldo/keto reductase, giving the protein MSKETSASPRNKGRRDFLKIGGAATAALLTPSAFAVTPNKSLPGLPSNPRTPAAMPTRNLGKTGYKVGIFSLGGQASLEKANNFDVAVPIVERALDLGVNYIDTSSIYGGPERWSEQYVGKVMAKRRNEAFLATKTKERTREASMRMIEKSLQLLQTDHVDLWQLHDVGTMFDVDQIFAKGGAMEALLDMQQQKVVRYLGITGHYRPEALIECIHRHDFDCILMAMNAADPHHYSFNEALLPLAVEKQMGIIGMKIPGRGRILSTWTPPPIEQQKHSWEGMTIQTDKPGTLTMREAMNYTLSRPVSTVIIGCDTIAQLEENVQLARDFTPINDKQQTELVARAEPCAKPSLFFRFYDRP; this is encoded by the coding sequence ATGAGCAAAGAGACCTCTGCATCGCCCCGCAATAAGGGCCGTCGCGACTTTTTGAAGATTGGCGGTGCGGCGACCGCAGCGCTTCTTACGCCGTCCGCATTTGCTGTGACGCCGAACAAATCGCTGCCAGGCTTGCCTTCGAACCCTCGTACCCCTGCGGCCATGCCCACACGCAATCTGGGCAAAACGGGTTATAAAGTGGGCATCTTCTCGTTGGGTGGACAGGCGTCCCTGGAGAAGGCAAACAACTTTGACGTTGCGGTGCCGATTGTGGAGCGCGCGCTCGATCTTGGAGTGAACTACATCGACACGTCATCGATTTATGGCGGCCCGGAACGCTGGAGCGAGCAGTATGTCGGCAAGGTCATGGCGAAGCGCCGCAACGAAGCGTTTCTGGCGACGAAGACCAAGGAGCGGACACGCGAAGCGTCGATGCGCATGATCGAGAAGTCGCTGCAGTTGCTGCAAACCGATCATGTGGATCTGTGGCAGTTGCACGACGTCGGCACCATGTTTGACGTCGACCAGATATTTGCCAAGGGCGGCGCGATGGAGGCTCTGCTCGACATGCAGCAACAGAAGGTGGTGCGCTATCTCGGCATCACTGGGCATTACCGGCCCGAAGCGCTGATCGAGTGCATTCACCGCCATGATTTCGACTGTATTTTGATGGCGATGAACGCCGCCGATCCACATCACTACAGCTTCAACGAAGCACTGCTGCCGCTGGCAGTCGAAAAGCAGATGGGCATTATCGGAATGAAGATTCCCGGGCGTGGACGCATTCTTTCCACGTGGACGCCGCCGCCGATCGAGCAGCAGAAACATTCGTGGGAAGGCATGACGATCCAGACCGACAAGCCCGGCACGCTGACCATGCGCGAAGCGATGAACTACACCCTGTCGCGACCGGTGAGCACGGTGATTATCGGTTGCGATACGATTGCGCAGCTTGAAGAGAACGTGCAGTTGGCACGGGACTTCACGCCGATCAACGACAAGCAGCAGACGGAACTGGTGGCGCGTGCCGAACCCTGCGCGAAGCCATCCCTGTTCTTCCGCTTCTACGACAGACCCTGA